In Osmerus mordax isolate fOsmMor3 chromosome 23, fOsmMor3.pri, whole genome shotgun sequence, one DNA window encodes the following:
- the aadat gene encoding kynurenine/alpha-aminoadipate aminotransferase, mitochondrial — translation MNYSRFLTAVSAARKPSPIRMLTELQQRSPPSMISLAGGAPNPNTFPFLSATIRLKNGDAVTFDEPLMKRALQYSASSGIPELLTWMKNLQKNLHNPPTASYSVEKGQMDMCVTTGSQEGLCKVFEMLVNPGDNVLLDAPTYSGTLAALQPLGCNLINVPSDQHGMIPSGLKEVLSRWDPSDVHRPGSSAPRVLYTIPNGGNPTGASMTAQRKQEVYELARQYDMLIIEDDPYYFLQFDKPWAPTFLSMDVDGRILRTDSFSKILSSGLRMGFVTGPKPLVDRVVLHIQASTMHTSTFTQLMVSQLLHGWGQEGFLNHIDGVIEFYRKQRDAMISSADKWLTDVAEWHAPAAGMFLWIKLKDVSDTQQLIMEKALEKEVLLVPGGVFMINSSEPCPYVRAAFSLSTPQQIDEAFKRLSALIKEALIK, via the exons ATGAATTACTCACGGTTTTTGACTGCTGTCAGTGCAGCTAGGAAGCCTTCTCCCATTCGAATGCTGA ctgaGCTGCAGCAGCGTTCCCCCCCCTCAATGATCTCTCTGGCCGGGGGGGCACCCAACCCTAACACCTTCCCCTTCCTGTCAGCAACCATCCGGTTGAAAAACGGTGATGCGGTCACATTCGACGAGCCCCTGATGAAGAGGGCTCTGCAGTACTCTGCATCCAGCGG GATTCCTGAGTTGCTGACTTGGATGAAGAACCTTCAGAAGAACCTCCACAACCCTCCCACAGCGAGCTACAGCGTGGAGAAAGGCCAGATGGACATGTGTGTGACCACGGGCAGTCAGGAGGGACTCTGCAAG GTGTTTGAGATGTTAGTGAACCCCGGAGACAACGTTCTCCTTGATGCCCCCACCTACTCTGGAACTTTAGCAGCC CTCCAGCCACTGGGCTGTAACCTCATTAACGTCCCCAGCGATCAGCATGGCATGATCCCCTCTGGCCTGAAGGAGGTGCTGTCCCGCTGGGACCCGTCGGACGTACACAGGCCCGGAAGCTCCGCCCCCAGGGTGCTCTACACCATCCCCAACGGGGGCAACCCCACCGGGGCCTCCATGACAGCccagaggaagcaggaagtctATGAG CTCGCAAGACAGTATGACATGCTCATCATCGAGGATGACCCCTATTACTTCTTGCAGTTTGATAAG cCCTGGGCACCCACTTTTCTCTCCATGGATGTAGATGGTAGAATCCTCCGGACAGACTCTTTCTCTAAGATCCTCTCCTCAGG ACTGAGGATGGGCTTTGTAACGGGACCCAAGCCCCTGGTGGACAGAGTAGTCCTCCACATCCAGGCCTCCACCATGCACACCAGCACCTTCACACAG CTCATGGTCTCTCAGCTGCTGCATGGCTGGGGCCAAGAGGGCTTCCTCAACCATATAGATGG GGTGATTGAGTTTTACAGGAAACAGCGAGATGCCATGATATCCTCTGCTGACAAGTGGCTGACAG acgttGCTGAGTGGCATGCACCAGCAGCGGGCATGTTCCTGTGGATCAAACTAAAGGACGTCTCAGACACACAACAGCTCATCATGGAGAAAGCTCTGGAGAAGGAG gTGCTGCTAGTCCCCGGAGGAGTGTTCATGATCAACAGCTCAGAACCCTGTCCTTATGTTAGAgctgccttctccctctccacaccACAACAGATTGATgag GCTTTCAAGAGGCTGTCTGCTCTCATCAAGGAGGCTCTTATTAAATGA
- the ino80b gene encoding INO80 complex subunit B isoform X1, which translates to MGKKKDMIHPRFLIGDGGIGLHGGVHKRKHKKHKKHKKKHHRDDGHGFSEALESDSGMVVRPPPQLRPPPQLRLKIKLGGQTLGTKSVPTFTVLPGVARPPSPLMIVDDDDDDDDDDEEDEPSEGVPLEQYRAWLGESQDEDSNLAPSPLPDLDSDSMLGGPVDEEEKWLDALEKGELDDNGELKKEIDVSLLTARQKALLHKQQSQPLLELPMGYKEKEMTAEMMVKREERARKRRLQAAKKAEDNKNQTIERLTKTSKAKIKSMRERKSKQAQCPMVRYSDSAQGMAISFPTGVSTPATQPPRPPPPAPAVCGVAGCTNLKRYSCSKTGTPLCGLECYKKNMILVESVA; encoded by the exons ATGGGGAAAAAGAAAGACATGATTCACCCGAGGTTTCTTATCG GTGATGGCGGTATCGGACTACACGGCGGCGTCCACAAGCGGAAACACAAAAAGCACAAGAAGCACAAGAAGAAGCACCACAGGGACGACGGCCACGGCTTCTCCGAGGCTCTGGAGTCGGACTCCGGCATGGTAGTCCGCCCCCCTCCGCAGCTCCGACCCCCTCCACAGCTCCGGCTCAAGATCAAACTGGGAGGTCAGACACTGGGGACAAAGAG CGTGCCAACCTTCACCGTGCTTCCAGGGGtcgcccgccctccctctccattgATGAtcgttgatgatgatgacgatgatgacgacgACGATGAGGAAGACGAGCCCTCCGAGGGGGTTCCTCTGGAGCAGTACAGGGCCTGGTTGGGTGAGTCCCAAG ATGAGGATAGTAACCTGGCCCCGTCCCCACTGCCAGACCTGGACTCAGACTCCATGCTGGGGGGGCCggtggacgaggaggagaagtgGCTGGACGCCCTGGAGAAGGGAGAGCTGGACGACAAcggggagctgaagaaggagatCGACGTGTCCCTGCTCACGGCCAGACAG AAAGCCCTTCTGCACAAGCAGCAGAGCCAGCCCCTCCTGGAGCTGCCCATGGGCtacaaggagaaggagatgacGGCCGAGATGATGGTGAAGAGGGAGGAACGCGCCCGTAAGAGGCGCCTGCAGGCCGCCAAGAAGGCCGAGGACAACAAGAACCAGACCATCGAGAGGCTCACCAAGACCAGCAAGGCCAAGATCAAGAGCATGCGGGAACGCAAGTCCAAACAGGCCCAGTGCCCCATGGTCCGCTACAGTGACTCTGCACAGGGGATGGCCATCTCCTTCCCCACTGGGGTGAGCACCCCAGCCACCCAGCCTCCTCGCCCgccgcccccagccccagcagtgtgtggggtggctggGTGCACCAACCTGAAGAGGTACTCTTGCTCCAAGACTGGGACTCCACTCTGCGGCCTGGAGTGCTATAAGAAGAACATGATACTTGTGGAAAGCGTTGCTTGA
- the ino80b gene encoding INO80 complex subunit B isoform X2 translates to MGKKKDMIHPRFLIGDGGIGLHGGVHKRKHKKHKKHKKKHHRDDGHGFSEALESDSGMVVRPPPQLRPPPQLRLKIKLGGQTLGTKSVPTFTVLPGVARPPSPLMIVDDDDDDDDDDEEDEPSEGVPLEQYRAWLDEDSNLAPSPLPDLDSDSMLGGPVDEEEKWLDALEKGELDDNGELKKEIDVSLLTARQKALLHKQQSQPLLELPMGYKEKEMTAEMMVKREERARKRRLQAAKKAEDNKNQTIERLTKTSKAKIKSMRERKSKQAQCPMVRYSDSAQGMAISFPTGVSTPATQPPRPPPPAPAVCGVAGCTNLKRYSCSKTGTPLCGLECYKKNMILVESVA, encoded by the exons ATGGGGAAAAAGAAAGACATGATTCACCCGAGGTTTCTTATCG GTGATGGCGGTATCGGACTACACGGCGGCGTCCACAAGCGGAAACACAAAAAGCACAAGAAGCACAAGAAGAAGCACCACAGGGACGACGGCCACGGCTTCTCCGAGGCTCTGGAGTCGGACTCCGGCATGGTAGTCCGCCCCCCTCCGCAGCTCCGACCCCCTCCACAGCTCCGGCTCAAGATCAAACTGGGAGGTCAGACACTGGGGACAAAGAG CGTGCCAACCTTCACCGTGCTTCCAGGGGtcgcccgccctccctctccattgATGAtcgttgatgatgatgacgatgatgacgacgACGATGAGGAAGACGAGCCCTCCGAGGGGGTTCCTCTGGAGCAGTACAGGGCCTGGTTGG ATGAGGATAGTAACCTGGCCCCGTCCCCACTGCCAGACCTGGACTCAGACTCCATGCTGGGGGGGCCggtggacgaggaggagaagtgGCTGGACGCCCTGGAGAAGGGAGAGCTGGACGACAAcggggagctgaagaaggagatCGACGTGTCCCTGCTCACGGCCAGACAG AAAGCCCTTCTGCACAAGCAGCAGAGCCAGCCCCTCCTGGAGCTGCCCATGGGCtacaaggagaaggagatgacGGCCGAGATGATGGTGAAGAGGGAGGAACGCGCCCGTAAGAGGCGCCTGCAGGCCGCCAAGAAGGCCGAGGACAACAAGAACCAGACCATCGAGAGGCTCACCAAGACCAGCAAGGCCAAGATCAAGAGCATGCGGGAACGCAAGTCCAAACAGGCCCAGTGCCCCATGGTCCGCTACAGTGACTCTGCACAGGGGATGGCCATCTCCTTCCCCACTGGGGTGAGCACCCCAGCCACCCAGCCTCCTCGCCCgccgcccccagccccagcagtgtgtggggtggctggGTGCACCAACCTGAAGAGGTACTCTTGCTCCAAGACTGGGACTCCACTCTGCGGCCTGGAGTGCTATAAGAAGAACATGATACTTGTGGAAAGCGTTGCTTGA
- the intu gene encoding protein inturned isoform X2, with the protein MASVEFHGSVGTFEASEPAGEESEDRKGGGEHDNGSDSESTSSSFSGFDYSDDLEPEWLDDVQENGELFYLELSEGEEEAALAQASANQGLSTNHVRFSEKEAEIITEEKKKKKRPESGTKGEHGLKKLARILRRTRRPSQRRGKDGDGRDSHPASILKNQAGQRSGVTVRQQHLKEACVYLNPKRLGGSSPPPPERGGLLEALLGVVHRPGWGGAEQGDTVRGRGEERIGVHGLVPGSPAVRCGQILIGDVLVAVDDVEVSSENIERVLSCIPGPTQVKLTLETSSPAEGAPAGSSSPPRSRPGPQVSQLVRLLWGEDATELQMSIGHIPHIVMYLSLKLDSDSPLEEQEILYQYPASEASSQLKGVRGIFLTLCDMLENVTGSQIVSSSLLLRKHLVHVGYWKESNNLLVIGLPAERVPLLYLQTVVGGVVRTLKVMHGSLDRAFCEPDHGPRLDHFFCLFFQQLIQPSRLSDSPGASTPDVSATLFLNGLPAVRWLTLPPEIKMEVDSVLSDFESSDFGEMSEDFYGMRRLYLTLGSCLFYKGYLIANHLPKEDLLDVCLYCQHYCLLPLAAEQRVGQLVVWREVFPRHRAQDRDQYHRPGYLQAHGRYFLLIVGLRHCMQCVLLEAGGCASPALGSPGPDCVYVDQVKATLLQLEGLEAGMEERLATPPAPCLSCSDWFLPSAARERLDSLAASSPVLSKLAGAVKTSGSGGGRGRSLFGERTRRPSPQRSLSDSGSEGGQPEGGAGPGLSPHSTPDSGRKLGGRRDSLGSGGSDGSGGSGGIFKIPRMKHPNPFYLGTLKKILTERETEEMYNTMKLTSGAENTLFHYVLMETVQGIFIAPTHREVAQLSGSIHPQLIRNFHHCCLSIRAAFQQSLPPRTDASRTRPSGILCVFPRFRSRDSGGDGLQTVLRPGLVTHTPPSCLIF; encoded by the exons ATGGCCTCTGTAGAGTTTCACGGATCAGTTGGAACGTTTGAGGCTAGCGAGCCCgcgggagaggagagcgaggacaGGAAGGGTGGTGGTGAGCATGACAACGGGAGCGATAGTGAATCCACATCATCAAGTTTCAGTGGCTTTGACTACTCTGA CGATCTGGAACCCGAATGGCTGGACGACGTCCAGGAGAACGGGGAGCTCTTCTACCTGGAGCTGagcgagggtgaggaggaggccgCGTTGGCCCAGGCCTCCGCCAATCAGGGGCTCTCCACCAATCACGTTCGCTTCAGCGAGAAGGAGGCGGAGATCATcacggaggagaagaagaagaagaagcggCCCGAGTCGGGGACCAAAGGGGAGCACGGCCTCAAGAAGCTGGCCAGGATCCTGAGGAGGACCAGGCGGCCCTCCCAGCGCCGGGGGAAAGACGGCGACGGGAGAGACTCGCACCCGGCGTCCATCTTGAAGAACCAAGCGGGCCAGAGGTCGGGGGTCACGGTCCGGCAGCAGCACCTGAAAGAGGCGTGCGTCTACCTCAACCCTAAGCGGCTGGGCGGatcctctcccccgcccccggAGCGAGGGGGGCTGCTGGAGGCGCTGCTGGGGGTGGTGCACCGCCCCGGCTGGGGCGGGGCGGAGCAGGGGGACACGGTGCGGGGGcgcggggaggagaggatcgGCGTGCACGGCCTGGTCCCCGGCAGTCCGGCCGTCAGGTGCGGACAGATACTCATCG GTGACGTTCTAGTGGCGGTGGATGACGTTGAAGTGTCCTCAGAGAACATAGAGAGGGTTCTGTCCTGCATCCCCGGACCCACACAG gtGAAGCTGACCCTGGAGACGTCCAGCCCAGCGGAGGGGGCTCCcgcaggctcctcctccccccccaggtccaGGCCCGGCCCCCAGGTCAGCCAGCTGGTGCGGCTCCTCTGGGGGGAGGACGCCACGGAGCTGCAGATGTCCATAGGTCACATCCCTCACATCGTCATGTATCTGTCACTCAAACTGGACTCGGACTCCCCCCTGGAGGAG caGGAGATCCTGTACCAGTACCCAGCATCGGAGGCCTCCAGCCAGCtgaagggggtgagagggatttTCCTCACCCTGTGTGACATGCTGGAGAACGTCACTGGGAGCCAGATAgtcag TTCCTCTCTTCTGTTGAGAAAGCACCTGGTCCATGTGGGCTACTGGAAGGAAAGTAACAACCTGCTGGTCATTGGCCTCCCCGCTGAGAG AGTTCCCTTGCTGTATCTGCAGACGGTGGTGGGGGGCGTTGTTAGAACTCTCAAAGTCATGCACGGCTCCTTGGACAG ggcgTTCTGTGAGCCCGACCACGGCCCCAGGCTGGACCACTTCTTCTGCCTGTTCTTCCAGCAGTTGATCCAGCCCTCCAGGCTGAGCGACAGCCCCGGGGCCTCCACCCCCGACGTCTCCGCCACGCTCTTCCTCAACGGCCTGCCGGCGGTCCGCTGGCTCACCCTGCCCCCCGAAATCAAG aTGGAGGTTGATAGCGTCCTCTCAGACTTTGAATCGTCTGATTTTGGAGAAATG tcagaggaCTTCTACGGCATGAGACGTCTGTATCTGACTCTTGGCTCGTGTCTGTTCTACAAG GGCTACCTGATAGCCAACCACCTCCCCAAAGAGGACCTGCTGGACGTGTGTCTGTACTGCCAGCACTACTGCCTCCTGCCCCTGGCCGCAGAGCAGCGCGTGGGGCAGCTGGTGGTCTGGAGGGAGGTGTTCCCTCGCCACCGGGCCCAGGACAGGGACCAGTACCACCGGCCGGGCTACCTCCAGGCCCACGGACGATACTTCCTGCTCATCGTAGGGCTG AGACactgtatgcagtgtgtgttgctggAGGCGGGGGGCTgtgcctccccagccctggGTTCCCCCGGTCCTGACTGTGTCTACGTCGACCAG gtcAAGGCCACGCTGCTCCAGCTGGAGGGCCTGGAGGCGGGCATGGAGGAGCGTCTGGCCACGCCCCCAGCCCCTTGCCTCTCCTGCTCCGATTGGTTCCTGCCCTCCGCCGCCAGGGAGCGCCTCGACAGCCTGGCCGCCTCGTCCCCGGTCCTCAGCAAGCTGGCGGGCGCCGTCAAGACGTCCGGGAGTGGCggcggcagggggaggagcctgttcGGGGAGCGGACCCGTAGGCCCAGCCCCCAGAGGAGTCTGTCGGACAGTGGGAGCGAGGGGGGGCAgccggaggggggggcggggccagggctCAGCCCTCACTCCACCCCTGATTCGGGCAGGAAGctagggggcaggagagactcTCTGGGGTCCGGAGGCTCCGACGGGAGCGGAGGAAGCGGGGGCATCTTCAAG ATCCCCAGGATGAAGCACCCCAACCCGTTCTACCTGGGCACCCTGAAGAAGATCCTgacggagagggagacggaggagatGTACAACACCATGAA gCTGACGTCGGGGGCGGAGAACACCCTGTTCCACTACGTGCTGATGGAGACGGTGCAGGGCATCTTTATCGCCCCCACCCACAGGGAGGTGGCCCAGCTCAGCGGCTCCATCCACCCTCAGCTCATCAGGAACTTCCACCACTGCTGCCTGTCCATACGGGCCGCCTTCCAGCAGAGCCTGCCGCCCCGG acggATGCTTCTAGAACCCGTCCCTCAGGAATTCTATGTGTGTTTCCACGATTCCGTAGCAGAGATTCCGGTGGAGATGGCCTTCAGACTGTCCTTCGGCCTGGccttgtgacacacacaccaccatcttgCCTTATCTTCtga
- the intu gene encoding protein inturned isoform X1, with translation MASVEFHGSVGTFEASEPAGEESEDRKGGGEHDNGSDSESTSSSFSGFDYSDDLEPEWLDDVQENGELFYLELSEGEEEAALAQASANQGLSTNHVRFSEKEAEIITEEKKKKKRPESGTKGEHGLKKLARILRRTRRPSQRRGKDGDGRDSHPASILKNQAGQRSGVTVRQQHLKEACVYLNPKRLGGSSPPPPERGGLLEALLGVVHRPGWGGAEQGDTVRGRGEERIGVHGLVPGSPAVRCGQILIGDVLVAVDDVEVSSENIERVLSCIPGPTQVKLTLETSSPAEGAPAGSSSPPRSRPGPQVSQLVRLLWGEDATELQMSIGHIPHIVMYLSLKLDSDSPLEEQEILYQYPASEASSQLKGVRGIFLTLCDMLENVTGSQIVSSSLLLRKHLVHVGYWKESNNLLVIGLPAERVPLLYLQTVVGGVVRTLKVMHGSLDRAFCEPDHGPRLDHFFCLFFQQLIQPSRLSDSPGASTPDVSATLFLNGLPAVRWLTLPPEIKMEVDSVLSDFESSDFGEMSEDFYGMRRLYLTLGSCLFYKGYLIANHLPKEDLLDVCLYCQHYCLLPLAAEQRVGQLVVWREVFPRHRAQDRDQYHRPGYLQAHGRYFLLIVGLRHCMQCVLLEAGGCASPALGSPGPDCVYVDQVKATLLQLEGLEAGMEERLATPPAPCLSCSDWFLPSAARERLDSLAASSPVLSKLAGAVKTSGSGGGRGRSLFGERTRRPSPQRSLSDSGSEGGQPEGGAGPGLSPHSTPDSGRKLGGRRDSLGSGGSDGSGGSGGIFKIPRMKHPNPFYLGTLKKILTERETEEMYNTMKLTSGAENTLFHYVLMETVQGIFIAPTHREVAQLSGSIHPQLIRNFHHCCLSIRAAFQQSLPPRGRRGADRTQRGSGLGPVKEHGVLFQCKPENWTDQKRPAPTMTYWVIGRMLLEPVPQEFYVCFHDSVAEIPVEMAFRLSFGLAL, from the exons ATGGCCTCTGTAGAGTTTCACGGATCAGTTGGAACGTTTGAGGCTAGCGAGCCCgcgggagaggagagcgaggacaGGAAGGGTGGTGGTGAGCATGACAACGGGAGCGATAGTGAATCCACATCATCAAGTTTCAGTGGCTTTGACTACTCTGA CGATCTGGAACCCGAATGGCTGGACGACGTCCAGGAGAACGGGGAGCTCTTCTACCTGGAGCTGagcgagggtgaggaggaggccgCGTTGGCCCAGGCCTCCGCCAATCAGGGGCTCTCCACCAATCACGTTCGCTTCAGCGAGAAGGAGGCGGAGATCATcacggaggagaagaagaagaagaagcggCCCGAGTCGGGGACCAAAGGGGAGCACGGCCTCAAGAAGCTGGCCAGGATCCTGAGGAGGACCAGGCGGCCCTCCCAGCGCCGGGGGAAAGACGGCGACGGGAGAGACTCGCACCCGGCGTCCATCTTGAAGAACCAAGCGGGCCAGAGGTCGGGGGTCACGGTCCGGCAGCAGCACCTGAAAGAGGCGTGCGTCTACCTCAACCCTAAGCGGCTGGGCGGatcctctcccccgcccccggAGCGAGGGGGGCTGCTGGAGGCGCTGCTGGGGGTGGTGCACCGCCCCGGCTGGGGCGGGGCGGAGCAGGGGGACACGGTGCGGGGGcgcggggaggagaggatcgGCGTGCACGGCCTGGTCCCCGGCAGTCCGGCCGTCAGGTGCGGACAGATACTCATCG GTGACGTTCTAGTGGCGGTGGATGACGTTGAAGTGTCCTCAGAGAACATAGAGAGGGTTCTGTCCTGCATCCCCGGACCCACACAG gtGAAGCTGACCCTGGAGACGTCCAGCCCAGCGGAGGGGGCTCCcgcaggctcctcctccccccccaggtccaGGCCCGGCCCCCAGGTCAGCCAGCTGGTGCGGCTCCTCTGGGGGGAGGACGCCACGGAGCTGCAGATGTCCATAGGTCACATCCCTCACATCGTCATGTATCTGTCACTCAAACTGGACTCGGACTCCCCCCTGGAGGAG caGGAGATCCTGTACCAGTACCCAGCATCGGAGGCCTCCAGCCAGCtgaagggggtgagagggatttTCCTCACCCTGTGTGACATGCTGGAGAACGTCACTGGGAGCCAGATAgtcag TTCCTCTCTTCTGTTGAGAAAGCACCTGGTCCATGTGGGCTACTGGAAGGAAAGTAACAACCTGCTGGTCATTGGCCTCCCCGCTGAGAG AGTTCCCTTGCTGTATCTGCAGACGGTGGTGGGGGGCGTTGTTAGAACTCTCAAAGTCATGCACGGCTCCTTGGACAG ggcgTTCTGTGAGCCCGACCACGGCCCCAGGCTGGACCACTTCTTCTGCCTGTTCTTCCAGCAGTTGATCCAGCCCTCCAGGCTGAGCGACAGCCCCGGGGCCTCCACCCCCGACGTCTCCGCCACGCTCTTCCTCAACGGCCTGCCGGCGGTCCGCTGGCTCACCCTGCCCCCCGAAATCAAG aTGGAGGTTGATAGCGTCCTCTCAGACTTTGAATCGTCTGATTTTGGAGAAATG tcagaggaCTTCTACGGCATGAGACGTCTGTATCTGACTCTTGGCTCGTGTCTGTTCTACAAG GGCTACCTGATAGCCAACCACCTCCCCAAAGAGGACCTGCTGGACGTGTGTCTGTACTGCCAGCACTACTGCCTCCTGCCCCTGGCCGCAGAGCAGCGCGTGGGGCAGCTGGTGGTCTGGAGGGAGGTGTTCCCTCGCCACCGGGCCCAGGACAGGGACCAGTACCACCGGCCGGGCTACCTCCAGGCCCACGGACGATACTTCCTGCTCATCGTAGGGCTG AGACactgtatgcagtgtgtgttgctggAGGCGGGGGGCTgtgcctccccagccctggGTTCCCCCGGTCCTGACTGTGTCTACGTCGACCAG gtcAAGGCCACGCTGCTCCAGCTGGAGGGCCTGGAGGCGGGCATGGAGGAGCGTCTGGCCACGCCCCCAGCCCCTTGCCTCTCCTGCTCCGATTGGTTCCTGCCCTCCGCCGCCAGGGAGCGCCTCGACAGCCTGGCCGCCTCGTCCCCGGTCCTCAGCAAGCTGGCGGGCGCCGTCAAGACGTCCGGGAGTGGCggcggcagggggaggagcctgttcGGGGAGCGGACCCGTAGGCCCAGCCCCCAGAGGAGTCTGTCGGACAGTGGGAGCGAGGGGGGGCAgccggaggggggggcggggccagggctCAGCCCTCACTCCACCCCTGATTCGGGCAGGAAGctagggggcaggagagactcTCTGGGGTCCGGAGGCTCCGACGGGAGCGGAGGAAGCGGGGGCATCTTCAAG ATCCCCAGGATGAAGCACCCCAACCCGTTCTACCTGGGCACCCTGAAGAAGATCCTgacggagagggagacggaggagatGTACAACACCATGAA gCTGACGTCGGGGGCGGAGAACACCCTGTTCCACTACGTGCTGATGGAGACGGTGCAGGGCATCTTTATCGCCCCCACCCACAGGGAGGTGGCCCAGCTCAGCGGCTCCATCCACCCTCAGCTCATCAGGAACTTCCACCACTGCTGCCTGTCCATACGGGCCGCCTTCCAGCAGAGCCTGCCGCCCCGG GGGCGGCGTGGAGCAGACAGGACTCAGAGAGGCTCGGGGCTGGGCCCGGTGAAGGAGCACGGGGTCCTGTTCCAGTGCAAACCTGAGAACTGGACCGACCAGAAGAGGCCCGCCCCCACCATGACCTACTGGGTCATAGG acggATGCTTCTAGAACCCGTCCCTCAGGAATTCTATGTGTGTTTCCACGATTCCGTAGCAGAGATTCCGGTGGAGATGGCCTTCAGACTGTCCTTCGGCCTGGccttgtga
- the trmt10b gene encoding tRNA methyltransferase 10 homolog B isoform X1 produces the protein MNAILHIRHTDKFHTDSVITDELCMLHIDLDTIEEDREPNREKQTNSEQSCVLSVDQKNVLRKQRNWERSLASKRSKRRDEKTKRKQNRTDVDNPQFSKRVTKAITKERLAEAQTSGPKLCLDLSMTDYMSDKEISRLASQIRRLYGSNRKATRPFHLYLADLSQDSRLYRECLRMNDGFHNYVMDVTEASCLDLFPPENVTYLTPDAEEALERIESDKVYVLGGLVDESIQRKITYMRAKELNVRTARLPIDEYMVKKENPKNFYSKILSINQVLDILLTLRDTGSWIKALQAWFPPGKGFAVAPEAANHSVSGQDMNVTCT, from the exons ATGAATGCAATACTTCACATACGCCACACAGACAAATTCCACACAGATTCTGTGATCACAGATGAGCTCTGTATGCTTCACATCGACCTAGACACAATCGAAGAAGACAGGGAGCctaacagagagaaacaaacaaactcaGAACAATC gtgtgtcctgtctgttgACCAGAAAAATGTCCTCAGGAAGCAGCGAAATTGGGAGAGGAGCCTGGCGTCGAAAAGGAGCAAAAGGCGTGATGAGAAGACAAAGAGGAAACAGAACC GCACTGATGTGGACAACCCCCAGTTTAGCAAACGTGTCACTAAGGCGATCACCAAGGAGCGTTTAGCAGAGGCACAGACTTCGGGACCCAAACTGTGCTTAGACCTTAGCATGACAGACTACATGTCAGACAAG GAAATAAGCCGCCTCGCTAGTCAGATAAGGAGGCTGTACGGGTCCAATCGTAAGGCAACTCGGCCCTTCCATCTCTACCTGGCAGACCTGAGCCAGGACAGCCGATTGTACAGGGAGTGTCTCAGGATGAACGATGGCTTCCATAACTACGTG atggacgTGACCGAGGCGAGCTGCCTGGACTTGTTTCCTCCTGAGAACGTGACCTACCTCACACCAGATGCTGAAGAAG CCTTGGAGAGAATAGAATCGGACAAAGTGTACGTTCTCGGTGGTCTTGTGGATGAAAGTATTCAGAGG AAGATCACTTACATGAGGGCCAAGGAACTGAATGTGAGGACAGCAAGACTGCCCATAGATGAGTACATGGTGAAAAAGGAAAACCCCAAAAACTTTTACTCAAAGATCCTCTCCATTAATCAAG TGTTGGACATCTTGTTGACGTTAAGAGACACTGGCAGCTGGATCAAAGCTCTTCAGGCTTGGTTTCCCCCAGGGAAGGGTTTTGCTGTCGCACCTGAGGCGGCCAATCATTCCGTATCAGGGCAAGACATGAATGTCACGTGTACATAA
- the trmt10b gene encoding tRNA methyltransferase 10 homolog B isoform X2, with protein MRRQRGNRTFSKRVTKAITKERLAEAQTSGPKLCLDLSMTDYMSDKEISRLASQIRRLYGSNRKATRPFHLYLADLSQDSRLYRECLRMNDGFHNYVMDVTEASCLDLFPPENVTYLTPDAEEALERIESDKVYVLGGLVDESIQRKITYMRAKELNVRTARLPIDEYMVKKENPKNFYSKILSINQVLDILLTLRDTGSWIKALQAWFPPGKGFAVAPEAANHSVSGQDMNVTCT; from the exons ATGAGAAGACAAAGAGGAAACAGAACC TTTAGCAAACGTGTCACTAAGGCGATCACCAAGGAGCGTTTAGCAGAGGCACAGACTTCGGGACCCAAACTGTGCTTAGACCTTAGCATGACAGACTACATGTCAGACAAG GAAATAAGCCGCCTCGCTAGTCAGATAAGGAGGCTGTACGGGTCCAATCGTAAGGCAACTCGGCCCTTCCATCTCTACCTGGCAGACCTGAGCCAGGACAGCCGATTGTACAGGGAGTGTCTCAGGATGAACGATGGCTTCCATAACTACGTG atggacgTGACCGAGGCGAGCTGCCTGGACTTGTTTCCTCCTGAGAACGTGACCTACCTCACACCAGATGCTGAAGAAG CCTTGGAGAGAATAGAATCGGACAAAGTGTACGTTCTCGGTGGTCTTGTGGATGAAAGTATTCAGAGG AAGATCACTTACATGAGGGCCAAGGAACTGAATGTGAGGACAGCAAGACTGCCCATAGATGAGTACATGGTGAAAAAGGAAAACCCCAAAAACTTTTACTCAAAGATCCTCTCCATTAATCAAG TGTTGGACATCTTGTTGACGTTAAGAGACACTGGCAGCTGGATCAAAGCTCTTCAGGCTTGGTTTCCCCCAGGGAAGGGTTTTGCTGTCGCACCTGAGGCGGCCAATCATTCCGTATCAGGGCAAGACATGAATGTCACGTGTACATAA